Proteins found in one Colletes latitarsis isolate SP2378_abdomen chromosome 8, iyColLati1, whole genome shotgun sequence genomic segment:
- the Crb gene encoding cell polarity complex component crumbs isoform X3 → MRARYVVAVLTSLLVVTDEAPQDIRHKNYDEHPREAYFNGSSFLKLGSFVSVHRHSGLSFRTCDGGQLFMQKYKDDSVSLEVTPDGLLFVAIVDQQRYKARLNARLLNNAWHNVNLFFRLGNLTLNAAGHTQVIANATYNAAILTLPDYDMNDSLIVGEGFRGCILQGPGILFNGSINNGAVFGPCPTDSKGCPPCLNGPCRNGGTCNEDQKGDFSCTCKPGFTGTFCESQLGVRLCEQSPCRNDGVCLALTDTEYKCECLPGWTGKNCETNFNECSSNPCRHGGMCIDGINNYTCLCDRTGYEGLNCDIDIDECLANPCLNNGVCFDNYGGYICHCPNGFEGQNCELNLNECLSNPCMHGGDCVDDVGSYHCTCPPGYAGRHCDLRSLCENAACPPNSICVEDAHGPQCVCNPGFMGNPPNCTINYCASNPCVNGGTCTSNKDGYNCTCPPEWKGATCQSSASDWCPACYNGGSCIETRFGIMCQCPRFWTGPQCKDPITCRDLPCKQASACHDYPGGYYCTCEPGWTGPECSIDVDECSSDPCRNGGICIDQLNTYYCQCFPGYTGKNCQINVDECLSQPCQNGGTCIDRINGYTCNCTKDFMDENCEREYNACAINPCQNNGNCTLISRSRREFVCECPRGFEGKTCDINVDDCVDVICPDGKVCVDGIAGYECKCREGYRDPNCTLIVDHCATKPCNNGNCIDRGELGFDCNCTDGYEGKFCDEDVDECEEKGSSLCNNGICVNKDGSYNCYCRPGFSGDHCDINIDECLCGPCKNNATCIDGINTFECQCPPGYSGKTCDVDVNECESNPCLNGASCVDEIASYACICSLGFRGLNCEINIDDCEPQPCLNHGRCIDGINNYTCDCSDTGFEGARCEKNIDDCRSEPCKNGALCIDDIKNYKCQCYAGYTGKNCETDVNECESSPCQYNGTCLERSNRELYKSDSLTLPSIFNQEFSYANASGYECLCVQGVTGKNCELNINECDSNPCQAGTCVDRIGGYTCECDEGYEGDHCQHDIDECKRYTPCEHGVCTDGRADYTCTCEPEYGGKNCSVELIGCQGNACQNGGTCWPYLVDETIHKFNCTCPNGYHGEICDYVTTMSLSGSSYVLVNTTRDEGYDIQFRFRTTLPNGLLAIGKGSTFYILELVNGKLNLHSSLLNKWEGVFIGSGLNDSTWQKVFVAINATHLVLSANEEQTIYPISLNEGSNSNHTSFPMTYVGGTTSYLRRLTHGPSFFVGCTEDVVINGEWVYSGTSLKTVSMEDVEPGCPREAQCSPNPCKNGGHCTDRWRDFSCKCERPYLGHTCQYNMTAATFGYENITNGYVTVKVSDVARRSVRSIVDISMFIRTRQDRGDIFYLGSEPSQQTDFKPQEKTYIAAQLESGELLVRIQFNGTEAYTVGGVKLNDGNNHLIQVIRNVTLVQVKINGTEYFRKTISASGQLNVTVLYLGGLPQASRYIRQVDNRQIDVPQAPQVNFKGIIQDVQISNGIETMVVEFFPLKANDIPPPIQFGNVTFDYDKVLEGVVSDNVCVSSPCNHNGTCHVTWNDFWCQCPRGYTGKTCQEMEFCQLQDCPAGSKCQNLDDGYECIANATFDGVSTSFTYVYNQVEEKNVTDSTIDTVQITYRSNTGGTLMHIVPHVGDQHFTVSVYKDKITVSWRLDMQNQGILTFAKAEADGNWTSIVLRLNNNSMECGYANSNEEVASHVSPNFSFSLWYDLLVTGTVTLGGLGSTFSDRHNYVTVGSSKQILENKSGIQDNSIEFNERVLTTVSPPHNIMSGEAFKGCLGEVRIGSMLLHYFPYEEVYQNANFTPLEYLSLKENNSTHHESIGCQLCFDVDCKNDGYCLDKANSYVCECPPGYTEDDCSFNIDECIGNKCENEATCVDGIANYTCVCNSGWQGWLCDSDINECVPLNPCQHDGVCLNLPGYFRCECPDQFTGELCQNLRLITCENEPCKNGDCTNIVNPQTGDNFTCTCATGYEGSLCDVPYCIGRKCQNGGRCDSTYQTPRCVCPPGYSGLYCEINIDDCAPDAEGNVPCKNDGKCYDGVNNFTCDCTDTGYTAADCSYDIDECQDPSTDCGHGRCENLPGTYQCICDPGYCGYKCGMVDPCRGQDYCQNGGTCKCGDDGGYKCHCTPQYTGQNCTETENFLGSQALDIAVIVGPIVGCLFLIAASSLIALFMMARKKRATRGTYSPSAQEFSNPRVEMDNVMKPPPEERLI, encoded by the exons taCTGACTAGCTTATTAGTGGTCACGGACGAGGCGCCGCAAGACATTAGGCACAAAAACTACGACGAGCATCCTCGGGAAGCATACTTCAACGGTTCGTCTTTTCTCAAGCTCGGCTCCTTCGTCTCGGTGCATAGGCATAGCGGCCTGAGCTTTCGAACCTGCGATGGCGGCCAACTTTTCATGCAGAAATACAAGGACGATTCCGTCAGTCTCGAAGTCACTCCGGACGGGCTCCTCTTTGTGGCCATCGTCGATCAACAACGTTACAAAGCAAGGCTGAACGCCAGGTTGCTGAACAATGCCTGGCATAACGTGAATCTATTTTTTAGACTTGGAAATCTCACTTTAAACGCAGCTGGTCACACACAG GTAATTGCTAATGCGACTTATAATGCTGCGATTCTCACGCTACCGGACTACGACATGAATGACTCTCTCATTGTGGGAGAGGGGTTCAGGGGATGCATCCTGCAAGGCCCTGGTATACTTTTTAATGGTTCTATCAATAACGGAGCTGTCTTTGGACCCTGTCCCACGGATAGCAAAGGAT GTCCACCGTGCCTGAACGGGCCGTGTCGAAACGGCGGCACGTGCAACGAGGACCAAAAAGGAGATTTCAGTTGCACTTGCAAACCTGGATTTACCGGAACTTTCTGCGAATCGCAGCTAGGCGTGCGACTTTGCGAGCAAAGTCCGTGCAGAAACGACGGCGTCTGCTTGGCGCTCACCGACACCGAATACAAGTGCGAGTGCTTACCCGGATGGACAGGAAAGAATTGCGAGACCAATTTCAACGAGTGCTCCTCAAATCCTTGCAGGCATGGCGGAATGTGCATCGACGGTATCAATAATTATACCTGCTTATGCGATAGAACGGG ATACGAGGGTTTAAATTGCGACATCGATATCGACGAGTGCTTAGCGAATCCCTGTCTCAATAATGGAGTGTGCTTCGATAATTACGGCGGCTACATTTGTCATTGCCCGAACGGTTTCGAGGGTCAAAACTGCGAGCTGAACTTGAACGAGTGCCTGTCAAACCCATGCATGCACGGCGGGGATTGCGTGGACGACGTCGGTTCCTATCATTGCACCTGTCCGCCCGGATACGCCGGACGACACTGCGACCTCAGAAGCTTATGCGAAAATGCAGCATGCCCGCCTAACAGTATATGCGTGGAGGACGCCCACGGGCCGCAGTGCGTCTGCAACCCAGGATTCATGGGCAATCCTCCGAATTGCACTATCAATTACTGCGCCAGCAATCCGTGCGTCAATGGAGGGACCTGCACGAGCAACAAGGACGGGTATAATTGTACTTGCCCGCCAGAATGGAAAG GAGCTACCTGTCAATCGTCCGCCTCGGATTGGTGTCCCGCCTGTTACAACGGTGGCAGTTGTATCGAAACGCGTTTCGGTATCATGTGTCAGTGCCCGAGATTCTGGACGGGACCCCAATGCAAGGATCCGATCACCTGTCGCGATCTGCCCTGTAAGCAAGCTTCCGCTTGCCACGACTAT CCCGGCGGCTATTATTGCACCTGCGAGCCAGGATGGACGGGCCCCGAGTGCTCCATCGACGTGGACGAGTGCTCCAGCGATCCCTGTCGTAACGGCGGCATCTGCATCGATCAACTAAATACCTACTACTGTCAATGTTTCCCGGGATACACTG GGAAGAACTGCCAGATCAACGTGGACGAGTGTTTATCGCAGCCTTGTCAGAACGGCGGCACGTGCATCGATCGGATCAATGGATACACTTGCAACTGCACCAAGGATTTCATGGACGAGAATTGCGAGCGCGAGTATAACGCGTGCGCGATAAATCCTTGCCAGAACAATGGAAACTGCACGCTGATATCGAGGTCTCGACGCGAGTTCGTTTGCGAGTGTCCGCGAGGTTTCGAAGGCAAAACTTGCGACATCAACGTGGACGACTGCGTGGACGTGATATGCCCGGACGGGAAGGTCTGCGTCGACGGGATCGCCGGTTACGAGTGCAAATGCCGCGAGGGTTACAGAGACCCTAATTGCACCCTTATCGTTGACCATTGCGCGACGAAACCTTGCAACAACGGCAATTGTATCGACCGCGGAGAACTCGGTTTTGACTGCAACTGCACCGACGGCTACGAAG GGAAATTTTGCGACGAGGACGTGGACGAGTGCGAGGAAAAAGGCAGCTCGCTGTGCAACAACGGAATCTGCGTGAACAAGGACGGCAGCTACAATTGTTACTGCCGGCCTGGTTTCTCCGGGGACCATTGCGACATCAACATCGACGAGTGCTTGTGCGGACCGTGCAAGAACAACGCCACGTGCATCGATGGAATTAACACCTTCGAGTGCCAGTGTCCGCCCGGTTACTCGGGCAAAACCTGCGACGTGGACGTGAACGAATGTGAGAGCAACCCATGTTTGAACGGGGCGTCCTGCGTCGACGAGATCGCCAGCTACGCGTGCATCTGTTCCCTGGGTTTCCGGGGACTGAACTGCGAGATAAACATCGACGATTGCGAGCCCCAACCGTGCTTAAATCACGGCCGTTGCATCGACGGTATAAACAATTACACCTGCGACTGCAGCGACACCGGTTTCGAGGGGGCGCGTTGCGAGAAAAACATCGACGATTGTCGGTCGGAGCCGTGCAAGAACGGCGCGCTCTGCATAGACGATATCAAAAATTACAAGTGCCAATGTTACGCCGGTTACACCGGTAAAAATTGCGAGACCGACGTAAACGAATGCGAGAGCTCGCCGTGCCAATACAACGGCACTTGCTTGGAGAGATCGAACAGAGAGTTATATAAGAGCGACTCGTTGACGTTACCGTCGATATTCAATCAAGAGTTCAGCTACGCGAACGCGAGCGG GTACGAGTGTTTGTGTGTGCAAGGCGTCACGGGGAAGAATTGCGAATTAAATATTAACGAGTGCGATAGCAATCCATGCCAGGCGGGAACCTGCGTGGATCGTATCGGGGGCTACACCTGCGAATGCGACGAGGGTTACGAGGGCGATCATTGTCAGCACGACATCGACGAATGCAAAAGGTACACGCCGTGCGAGCACGGTGTGTGCACCGACGGAAGAGCCGATTACACGTGCACTTGCGAACCGGAGTATGGCGGGAAGAATTGTTCGGTGGAGCTGATTGGTTGTCAAGGAAATGCCTGTCAAAATGGCggcacttgttggccgtatctcgTCGACGAGACTATACACAAGTTCAACTGTACGTGTCCGAACGGATATCACGGGGAGATCTGCGATTAC gTAACGACAATGTCCCTGAGCGGGAGTTCGTACGTTCTGGTGAACACTACTCGCGACGAAGGATACGACATACAGTTCCGGTTTCGAACAACCCTGCCGAACGGATTGCTCGCGATCGGGAAGGGATCGACGTTTTATATTCTCGAACTGGTGAACGGGAAATTAAACCTACACTCGAGCCTCCTGAACAAATGGGAAGGAGTATTCATTGGTAGCGGTTTGAACGATTCCACCTGGCAGAAAGTATTTGTGGCGATCAATGCCACGCACTTGGTACTCTCGGCCAACGAAGAGCAGACGATTTATCCTATAAGCTTGAACGAGGGTTCCAATTCCAATCACACGTCTTTCCCAATGACCTACGTCGGTGGTACCACTAGCTACCTACGACGATTGACCCACGGCCCTTCCTTCTTCGTGGGTTGCACCGAGGATGTCGTTATTAACGGAGAATGG GTATACTCTGGTACCTCGCTAAAGACCGTGTCCATGGAGGACGTTGAACCAGGCTGCCCCCGAGAGGCTCAGTGCTCGCCAAATCCTTGTAAAAACGGTGGCCACTGCACGGACAGATGGCGCGATTTTTCCTGCAAATGCGAACGACCGTATCTTGGCCACACTTGCCAATACAACATGACAGCAGCTACGTTCGGATACGAAAATATTACGAACGGATACGTGACCGTGAAGGTGTCCGACGTAGCCAGAAGATCGGTCAGATCGATCGTCGATATCTCTATGTTCATTCGGACGAGACAAGACAGAGGCGACATATTTTATTTAGGCTCGGAACCGAGTCAACAGACGGACTTCAAGCCTCAAGAGAAAACTTATATAGCGGCtcagttggaaagtggcgaattGCTCGTTAGAATTCAATTCAACGGCACGGAAGCATACACGGTCGGTGGCGTGAAGCTGAACGACGGAAACAACCATCTGATACAAGTGATCAGAAACGTCACGTTGGTCCAAGTGAAAATTAACGGTACCGAGTACTTCCGGAAAACTATCAGCGCGTCCGGCCAATTGAACGTAACCGTTCTATATTTGGGAGGTTTGCCACAAGCGTCTAGGTACATACGACAAGTCGATAATCGTCAAATAGACGTACCGCAAGCTCCTCAAGTTAACTTCAAAGGCATCATTCAGGATGTTCAGATATCGAACGGTATTGAAACTATGGTCGTCGAATTCTTCCCTCTGAAG GCAAACGACATTCCGCCACCGATACAATTTGGTAACGTAACGTTCGATTACGACAAAGTGCTCGAGGGCGTAGTGTCCGACAACGTCTGCGTGAGCAGTCCGTGCAACCACAACGGAACCTGCCACGTCACGTGGAACGACTTCTGGTGCCAGTGTCCGCGCGGATACACCGGGAAGACTTGCCAGGAGATGGAGTTTTGCCAGCTGCAAGATTGCCCCGCCGGATCCAAGTGCCAGAACCTCGACGACGGCTACGAGTGCATCGCTAACGCCACTTTCGACGGGGTGTCGACGTCCTTCACCTACGTTTACAATCAGGTGGAGGAGAAGAACGTGACCGATTCGACGATCGACACCGTACAGATTACCTACCGATCGAACACTGGCGGCACCCTGATGCACATCGTGCCCCACGTGGGCGATCAACATTTCACGGTTTCCGTTTACAAAGACAAGATCACGGTATCCTGGCGCTTGGATATGCAAAATCAAGGAATACTGACGTTCGCCAAAGCGGAAGCCGACGGAAACTGGACGTCCATAGTATTGAGATTGAACAACAACTCCATGGAGTGCGGATACGCCAACTCCAACGAGGAGGTTGCGTCCCACGTCAGCCCGAATTTCAGTTTCTCTTTGTGGTACGATTTACTGGTCACTGGAACCGTCACGTTGGGCGGGCTTGGTTCCACCTTCTCCGACAGGCACAATTACGTGACCGTCGGTTCCAGTAAACAGATACTGGAAAATAAAAGCGGCATACAAGACAATTCGATAGAATTCAACGAACGTGTATTGACCACCGTCTCACCGCCCCATAACATAATGTCAG gaGAAGCTTTCAAGGGATGTTTGGGCGAAGTACGAATCGGAAGCATGCTGTTGCATTACTTCCCGTACGAAGAGGTTTATCAAAACGCGAATTTCACGCCCCTCGAGTATCTGTCGCTAAAAGAGAATAATTCGACGCACCACGAGAGCATCGGTTGTCAACTTTGCTTCGACGTGGACTGCAAAAACGATGGTTACTGTCTCGACAAAGCGAACAGCTACGTTTGCGAGTGCCCTCCGGGTTACACGGAGGACGATTGTTCTTTCAACATCGACGAGTGCATCGGCAACAAGTGTGAAAACGAAGCCACCTGCGTAGACGGAATTGCTAATTACACGTGCGTGTGCAACAGCGGATGGCAAGGATGGTT ATGCGACAGCGACATCAACGAGTGCGTGCCTCTCAATCCTTGTCAGCACGATGGAGTGTGCTTAAATCTTCCCGGATATTTCCGATGCGAATGTCCAGATCAATTTACTGGCGAGCTGTGTCAGAATCTACGTTTGATTACCTGCGAGAACGAACCGTGCAAAAACGGTGATTGCACGAACATCGTGAATCCGCAAACTGGGGATAATTTCACGTGTACCTGTGCGACGGGTTACGAAGGTTCGCTTTGCGATGTTCCTTACTGTATCGGGCGAAAGTGTCAAAATGGCGGCAGATGCGATTCCACGTACCAG ACACCTCGTTGCGTCTGTCCACCTGGTTACTCCGGACTTTATTGCGAAATTAATATCGACGACTGCGCCCCGGATGCTGAAGGAAATGTACCGTGCAAGAACGATGGGAAATGTTACGACGGCGTAAACAATTTCACCTGCGACTGTACCGATACTGGTTACACAGCGGCAGATTGTTCTTACGACATAGACGAATGTCAAGATCCATCCACAGACTGTGGTCACGGACGATGCGAGAATTTACCAGGCACCTATCAGTGCATTTGTGATCCGGGTTATTGCGGATATAAATGCGGAATGGTGGATCCCTGTAGAGGG CAGGATTACTGTCAAAATGGCGGCACGTGTAAATGTGGCGACGACGGTGGTTATAAGTGTCATTGCACACCGCAATATACCGGACAAAATTGTACAGAG ACGGAGAACTTTTTGGGAAGTCAAGCGCTCGACATAGCTGTGATCGTTGGCCCTATCGTCGGGTGTCTCTTCCTCATTGCAGCAAGCTCTTTGATCGCGTTGTTCATGATGGCTAGAAAGAAACGAGCGACCCGTGGAACGTACAGTCCGAGCGCTCAAGAGTTCAGCAATCCGCGCGTAGAAATGGACAACGTGATGAAGCCGCCGCCGGAAGAGAGAttaatctaa